One genomic segment of Manis pentadactyla isolate mManPen7 chromosome 1, mManPen7.hap1, whole genome shotgun sequence includes these proteins:
- the LOC118922006 gene encoding LOW QUALITY PROTEIN: zinc finger protein 639 (The sequence of the model RefSeq protein was modified relative to this genomic sequence to represent the inferred CDS: substituted 1 base at 1 genomic stop codon) has protein sequence MNEYPKKRKRKTLHPSRYSDSSGISRIADGFSGIFSDHCYSVCSMRQPDLKYFDNKDDDSDTETSNDLPKFTDGIKARNRNQNYLVPSPVLRILEHSAFSTEKSADIEICDEECDSLESVNQQTQEESPIEVHTAEDVPIAVEVHVISEDYDIETENNSSESLQDQIDENPPAKLCKILDKNQALNVTAQQKWPLLRANSSGLYKCELCEFNSKYFSDLKQHMILKHKRTDSNVCRVCKETFSTNMLLIEHAKLHEEDPYICKYCDYKTVIFENLSQHIADTHFSDHLCWCEQCDVQFSSSSELYLHFXEHSCDEQYLCQFCEHETNDPEDLHSHVVNEHACKLIELSDKYNNGEHGQYSLLSKITFDKCKNFFVCQVCGFRSRLHTNVNRHVAIEHTKIFPHVCDDCCKGFSSMLEYCKHLNSHLSEGIYLCQYCEYSTGQIEDLKIHLDFKHSADLPHKCNDCLMRFGNERELISHLPVHETT, from the coding sequence atgaatgaatatcctaaaaaaagaaaaaggaagactttACACCCTTCTCGTTATTCAGATTCCTCTGGAATAAGCAGAATTGCAGATGGATTCAGTGGAATTTTTTCTGACCATTGTTACAGTGTTTGTTCTATGAGACAACCAGATTTAAAGTATTTTGACAACAAAGATGATGATTCTGATACAGAAACATCAAATGACTTGCCAAAATTTACGGATGGAATCAAGGCCCGAAACAGAAATCAGAACTACCTGGTTCCCAGTCCTGTGCTTAGAATCCTAGAGCACTCTGCATTTTCTACAGAAAAATCTGCTGATATTGAAATTTGTGATGAAGAGTGTGATTCACTTGAATCAGTCAACCAGCAAACTCAGGAGGAGAGTCCTATAGAAGTCCACACTGCTGAAGATGTTCCAATTGCTGTAGAAGTGCATGTCATTTCTGAAGATTATgatatagagacagaaaacaattCTTCTGAGAGTCTCCAAGACCAAATTGATGAGAATCCACCAGCTAAACTTTGCAAAATTCTTGACAAGAACCAAGCTTTGAATGTGACTGCCCAGCAGAAATGGCCTTTACTGAGAGCTAATAGCAGTGGCCTCTATAAATGTGAACTCTGTGAGTTCAACAGCAAGTATTTTTCTGATTTAAAGCAGCATATGATCCTGAAGCATAAGCGAACTGATTCAAATGTGTGTCGAGTATGCAAGGAAACTTTCTCTACCAACATGCTTCTAATCGAACATGCCAAATTGCATGAAGAGGATCCCTACATTTGTAAATACTGCGATTATAAGACAGTAATTTTTGAGAATCTCAGCCAGCACATTGCAGACACTCATTTTAGTGATCACCTTTGTTGGTGTGAACAGTGTGATGTACAGTTCTCCTCAAGCAGTGAACTCTACCTACATTTCTAGGAACACAGCTGTGATGAACAGTACTTGTGTCAGTTCTGTGAACATGAAACAAATGATCCAGAAGACTTGCATAGCCATGTGGTAAATGAACATGCATGTAAATTAATAGAATTAAGTGATAAGTATAACAATGGAGAACATGGACAGTACAGTCTCTTAAGCAAAATTACGTTTGACAAGTGTAAAAATTTCTTTGTATGTCaagtatgtggttttcggagtaGACTTCATACAAATGTTAACAGGCATGTTGCTATTGAACATACTAAGATTTTTCCTCATGTTTGTGATGACTGTTGCAAAGGTTTTTCAAGTATGCTAGAATATTGCAAACATTTAAATTCACATTTATCTGAAGGGATTTACTTATGCCAGTACTGTGAATATTCAACAGGACAGATTGAAGATCTTAAAATTCATCTAGATTTCAAACATTCAGCTGACTTACCTCATAAATGCAATGACTGCTTGATGAGGTTTGGAAATGAAAGGGAATTAATAAGTCATCTTCCAGTCCATGAGACAACTTGA